The following proteins are encoded in a genomic region of Campylobacteraceae bacterium:
- a CDS encoding HD domain-containing protein — translation MTALNIDIENLISNNADNFEVSKVFKSYINNYISSIDTILQNSIGKDFLVKHTKQTDKFIIALYKYILRKHFGSYLPMGSSVPICLIALGSYGREQLCIYSDIDLMILYEDIKGYNLKEVMEEFITLAWDCGIKLGSRVHELKDVQTSVKEDVTIKTSLIESRLIYGSKHLWYSYENVLFKIRKTKQLDFILEKNLEHSLRLKKYPLKMQANIKDGYGGMRESNTLFWFANIIYGVTKVRDLMNILFTEEEYQKYRISLEYIFQIRNHLHNIAGKKLDIINFDVLPELSTRLGFKNTPLHTKERQLMAKTLEYLHNIHSFTSIMIKKITRKVEFKKENIPLLKKYRYKKSIYIIENKIYCSYHLKSKNLAYILKELLLLPKEVEEFDASYVYYLKKTKHPSELTTEHKKLIKSILLKESLSILLNLLYQAGLFRLVLPVCKKITHQPQFDGYHDLPVDLHSILNITYFENIQDPFVKNVFDKMSKTDQKLAKIATLFHDIGKGRKKDHHEIGEKLFKSFGSFLSFEPSSIQIISKLIRYHNQMSMYATNEDVYSEKIILNFTGIVQDKRFLDMLYVLTYCDISAVGKNIYSSATSALLKELYYQTLPAFENTELLSESARKLSKINAIKKLPQYNKLSVIMKRKISYIASSQLFLQLKAKDILDLAIKAKDVQDYIYRIKNEDVLSIQIIRSKALNIGYLLGKLEFLDIGSMNIFKLYDEKKCFEIKFTQKIDDSDLLYIEDIIKNSFDMSKKTKLIVPIINKKDIIVDINHTSFLASLKVKTADQKGLLAFITNILDDYNIEIESAKMYASRGKVRDLFLIEKNGNFASNVDEIINLLCVKSKV, via the coding sequence ATCACCGCTTTAAATATTGATATTGAAAATCTAATTTCCAATAATGCAGATAATTTTGAGGTATCAAAGGTATTTAAATCCTATATCAATAACTATATTTCATCTATTGATACAATTCTTCAAAACAGTATTGGTAAAGATTTTTTAGTTAAACATACCAAACAAACAGATAAATTTATTATTGCTTTGTATAAATATATTTTGCGAAAACATTTTGGTTCTTATTTACCTATGGGTTCTTCTGTACCTATTTGTTTAATTGCTCTTGGTTCTTATGGACGAGAACAGTTATGTATTTATTCTGATATTGATTTGATGATTCTTTATGAAGATATCAAAGGCTATAACCTAAAAGAAGTTATGGAAGAATTCATTACTTTAGCATGGGATTGTGGGATAAAACTAGGCTCAAGGGTACATGAACTAAAAGATGTACAAACAAGTGTAAAAGAAGATGTCACTATTAAAACCTCGCTTATTGAATCTCGTTTAATATATGGCTCAAAACACTTATGGTATTCATATGAAAATGTTCTTTTTAAAATAAGAAAAACAAAACAATTAGATTTTATTCTTGAAAAAAACCTTGAACATAGCTTGCGATTAAAAAAATATCCCTTAAAAATGCAAGCCAATATTAAAGATGGTTATGGAGGAATGAGAGAATCGAATACACTTTTTTGGTTTGCAAATATTATTTATGGAGTAACAAAAGTAAGAGATCTAATGAATATTCTTTTTACTGAAGAAGAATATCAGAAATACAGAATATCACTGGAATATATTTTCCAAATTAGAAATCACTTACACAATATTGCAGGTAAAAAATTGGATATTATTAACTTTGATGTGCTTCCTGAACTAAGTACTAGGCTTGGATTTAAAAATACCCCTTTGCATACAAAAGAGCGACAATTAATGGCAAAAACCCTAGAGTATTTGCATAATATTCATAGTTTCACATCTATTATGATCAAAAAAATTACAAGAAAAGTTGAGTTTAAAAAAGAAAATATACCTTTATTAAAAAAATACAGATATAAAAAGAGTATTTATATAATAGAGAATAAAATTTATTGTTCGTATCATTTGAAAAGTAAAAACCTTGCTTATATTTTAAAAGAGTTATTATTATTACCAAAAGAAGTAGAAGAATTTGATGCTTCCTATGTTTATTACTTAAAAAAAACAAAGCATCCTTCAGAACTCACTACTGAGCATAAAAAACTAATTAAGAGTATATTATTAAAAGAATCATTAAGTATTTTACTTAATCTCTTGTATCAAGCAGGTCTCTTTAGATTGGTATTACCTGTTTGCAAAAAAATAACCCATCAACCACAATTTGATGGTTACCATGACTTACCTGTTGATTTACATTCTATTTTAAATATAACTTATTTTGAAAATATACAAGATCCTTTTGTCAAAAATGTATTTGATAAAATGAGTAAAACAGATCAAAAACTAGCAAAAATAGCCACCTTATTTCATGATATTGGAAAAGGAAGAAAAAAAGATCATCATGAAATAGGAGAAAAACTCTTCAAAAGTTTTGGATCTTTTTTGAGTTTTGAGCCCTCTAGTATTCAAATTATTTCCAAACTTATTAGGTATCACAATCAAATGTCTATGTATGCAACCAATGAAGATGTTTACTCTGAGAAAATAATTCTTAACTTTACAGGTATTGTTCAAGATAAACGTTTTTTAGATATGTTATATGTTTTAACCTATTGTGATATTTCAGCCGTTGGAAAAAATATTTACTCCAGTGCTACTTCTGCTTTATTAAAAGAGCTGTATTATCAAACACTTCCTGCTTTTGAAAATACAGAATTATTAAGTGAAAGTGCAAGAAAACTTTCTAAAATAAATGCAATAAAAAAACTTCCACAGTACAATAAATTAAGTGTAATAATGAAACGAAAAATCTCCTATATTGCTTCTTCACAATTGTTTTTACAATTAAAAGCAAAAGATATTTTGGATCTTGCTATTAAAGCAAAAGATGTCCAAGATTACATTTATAGAATTAAAAATGAAGATGTATTAAGTATACAAATTATTCGTTCAAAAGCTTTAAATATTGGGTATTTGTTAGGTAAATTGGAATTTCTAGACATTGGATCTATGAATATTTTTAAGCTTTACGATGAAAAAAAATGTTTTGAAATCAAGTTTACTCAAAAAATAGATGACAGTGATTTATTGTATATTGAAGATATCATTAAAAATTCTTTTGACATGAGTAAAAAAACAAAATTGATTGTACCTATAATTAATAAAAAGGATATCATTGTTGACATTAATCACACTTCTTTTTTAGCTTCTTTAAAAGTTAAAACGGCTGATCAAAAAGGTCTCTTGGCTTTTATTACAAATATTTTAGATGATTATAATATTGAGATTGAAAGTGCAAAAATGTATGCCAGCAGAGGGAAAGTTAGAGATTTATTTCTTATTGAAAAAAATGGTAATTTTGCCTCTAATGTAGATGAAATTATAAACTTACTTTGTGTGAAAAGCAAAGTTTAG
- a CDS encoding sigma 54-interacting transcriptional regulator, whose amino-acid sequence MQEFIARSNIMKEIKNSANLLKHLDVNVLIKGSSGVGKKSLARYINENANLYTAKVLQKDIQDKVLGLSNTCIIIEHIEDISNTDLFLSWVEENNIRIIACTTKDNLSQKIADLFSLSLDIPNLDKRKEDIKPLATAFSKEASIILGQESKPNKLIINTSDNAHSLRKSIFLSHLFESIGENEIMMLIEKYVLDNMEGENAYKDFLYLFEAPLLKAAQKKHKSQVQMAKHLGLNRITLRKKLEIHKELL is encoded by the coding sequence ATGCAAGAGTTTATCGCCAGATCCAATATCATGAAAGAAATAAAAAATTCAGCCAATTTATTAAAACACTTAGATGTCAATGTTTTAATTAAAGGGTCATCTGGAGTAGGAAAAAAATCTCTTGCAAGATATATCAATGAAAATGCCAATCTTTATACTGCAAAAGTTTTGCAAAAAGATATTCAAGACAAAGTATTGGGCTTATCTAACACCTGCATTATTATAGAGCATATTGAAGATATTTCTAATACTGATTTATTCCTTTCTTGGGTAGAAGAGAATAACATTCGAATAATTGCTTGTACCACTAAAGATAATTTGTCACAAAAAATTGCAGATCTTTTTTCTTTAAGCCTTGACATTCCAAACTTAGATAAAAGAAAAGAAGATATTAAACCACTTGCCACAGCTTTCTCTAAAGAAGCTTCTATAATATTAGGGCAAGAATCAAAACCCAATAAACTAATTATCAATACTTCTGATAATGCTCATAGTTTAAGAAAATCGATTTTTTTATCTCACCTCTTTGAGTCTATTGGGGAAAATGAAATTATGATGTTAATTGAAAAATATGTTCTTGATAATATGGAAGGAGAGAATGCCTACAAAGACTTTTTGTATTTATTTGAAGCTCCCTTATTAAAAGCAGCACAAAAAAAGCACAAATCACAAGTACAAATGGCCAAACACTTGGGGTTAAACAGAATTACTTTAAGAAAAAAATTAGAAATACATAAAGAATTATTATGA
- the rarD gene encoding EamA family transporter RarD, producing the protein MKEEKLGYIFAVFAFLFWGAVSPIYFKEVGGVTALEVLMHRVVWSFLILIPLVYLTKQTEVLKLLLKNKNKLKYLLYSTFFVSINWLIFIWAVANERIMEASLGYYINPLINIALGFIFFGERMTRNQNIAIVIAFLAVLYQIIALGTLPLVSLSLAVSFAFYGMIRKKVDVGSIVGLFVETLMLMPLAIIYILYLINTNSMAFLNESDYITFMLTLGGLATIIPLLLFNGAATRMKLSTLGFFQYIGPTCAFLLAVFVYNEEFNFDKLITFALIWLALIIFSLDAIIKKIKA; encoded by the coding sequence ATGAAAGAAGAAAAATTAGGTTATATATTTGCAGTGTTTGCATTTTTATTTTGGGGTGCTGTATCTCCCATTTATTTTAAAGAAGTAGGAGGGGTTACTGCGCTTGAAGTTTTGATGCACAGAGTTGTTTGGTCCTTTCTTATTTTAATACCTTTGGTATATCTTACTAAACAAACAGAAGTACTCAAATTATTATTAAAAAATAAGAATAAATTGAAATACTTGTTGTACTCTACTTTTTTTGTATCAATTAATTGGCTTATTTTTATTTGGGCAGTTGCAAATGAACGAATAATGGAAGCTTCTCTTGGTTATTACATTAATCCACTTATTAACATTGCTTTGGGATTTATATTTTTTGGTGAACGAATGACGAGAAATCAAAATATTGCCATTGTAATTGCATTTTTAGCTGTTTTATATCAAATTATTGCCTTAGGAACACTTCCTTTAGTTTCTTTATCTTTGGCTGTTTCTTTCGCTTTTTATGGAATGATTAGAAAAAAGGTTGACGTAGGCTCAATAGTAGGTTTATTTGTTGAAACACTAATGTTAATGCCTTTGGCAATTATTTATATACTGTATTTAATTAATACAAACAGCATGGCATTTTTGAATGAAAGTGACTATATTACTTTTATGTTAACCCTTGGGGGATTAGCTACTATTATTCCTTTATTATTATTCAATGGGGCTGCTACAAGAATGAAACTTTCAACGCTTGGATTTTTTCAATACATAGGACCTACTTGTGCTTTTTTACTCGCGGTTTTTGTATATAATGAAGAATTTAATTTTGATAAATTAATTACTTTTGCACTTATTTGGTTGGCATTAATTATTTTTTCTTTGGATGCTATTATAAAAAAAATAAAAGCATAA
- the arsA gene encoding arsenical pump-driving ATPase yields MKELLKNIPKFVFFTGKGGVGKTSMSCAISLALSKMNKKVLLISTDPASNLDEVLDTKLGSTPSLINNTKNLFAMNINPVIAANEYKEKVVGPYRDLLPKEAINQMEEQLSGACSVEIAGFNEFSKYVGDNDIIKQYDHIILDTAPTGHTLRLLNLPSAWKDFIANNQTGSSCLGPVSGLVEQKILYEQVVDNLKDSSKTLLILVSRAEKLSLLEVSKASKELNEQGMKKQHLLINGVFKEDSSDEIAQAFYQKSKEALAVMPENLKNISSNEIGFYPQGVLGLESLEAVINNEAMKEDMAELISFEEKINEALEDTISWKDLLNDIQKDKSGLIMTMGKGGVGKTSIASLIAYELSSLGHKVTLSTTDPAAHLDYIKNNNTKDLIIEKIDPKYETQKHISRVIKQNENKLSSDDMALLKEELNSPCIEEIAIFEAFASTVNKAKERFVVLDTAPTGHTLMLLDASNAYHKELSKNVKNENSDDLIQLIPLLKDKKFTKILLLALAEATPTHEAKALQEDLQRAGITPYAWVINRSFVLCKTSNRVLQHKALNEVKYINEIKNTLSKKVVISPWIKDEINNSTTLKKLLH; encoded by the coding sequence ATGAAAGAATTATTAAAGAATATTCCTAAGTTCGTCTTTTTTACTGGAAAAGGTGGGGTTGGAAAAACATCTATGTCTTGTGCTATTTCTTTAGCTTTAAGTAAAATGAATAAAAAAGTATTGTTGATTTCTACTGATCCTGCTTCTAATTTAGACGAAGTCTTAGATACCAAATTAGGCTCAACACCTTCTTTAATTAATAATACAAAAAACTTATTTGCAATGAATATTAATCCTGTAATTGCAGCAAATGAATACAAAGAAAAAGTGGTAGGTCCTTATAGAGATTTATTGCCAAAAGAGGCAATAAATCAAATGGAAGAACAGTTATCTGGAGCTTGTTCTGTAGAAATTGCTGGGTTTAATGAATTCTCTAAATATGTTGGAGATAATGATATTATAAAACAATATGATCATATTATTTTAGATACTGCTCCTACTGGTCATACTTTGAGATTGTTAAATCTTCCCAGTGCTTGGAAAGATTTTATTGCTAATAATCAAACGGGATCTTCATGTTTAGGACCCGTGTCTGGCTTAGTTGAGCAAAAGATACTTTATGAACAAGTGGTTGATAATTTAAAAGATAGCTCAAAAACTTTGTTGATTTTGGTGAGCAGAGCTGAAAAACTATCCCTTTTAGAAGTAAGTAAAGCAAGCAAAGAATTAAATGAACAAGGAATGAAGAAGCAACATTTATTAATAAATGGTGTTTTTAAAGAAGATTCAAGTGATGAAATCGCGCAGGCATTTTACCAAAAATCAAAAGAAGCATTAGCTGTTATGCCAGAAAATTTAAAAAATATATCGAGTAATGAAATTGGTTTTTACCCCCAAGGCGTTCTTGGTTTAGAATCTTTAGAAGCTGTTATAAACAATGAAGCAATGAAAGAAGATATGGCTGAACTTATTTCTTTTGAAGAGAAAATAAATGAAGCTTTAGAAGATACTATATCTTGGAAAGATTTATTAAATGATATTCAAAAAGATAAAAGTGGTTTAATTATGACTATGGGAAAAGGAGGCGTTGGTAAAACTTCTATTGCTTCCTTGATTGCTTATGAACTTTCTTCTCTAGGACATAAAGTAACTTTGTCAACCACAGATCCTGCTGCTCACTTGGATTATATAAAAAACAATAATACAAAAGATTTAATTATTGAGAAAATTGATCCAAAATATGAAACACAAAAACATATAAGCAGAGTAATTAAACAAAATGAAAACAAACTCTCATCTGATGATATGGCTTTATTAAAAGAAGAATTAAATTCGCCTTGTATAGAAGAGATTGCAATTTTCGAAGCTTTTGCATCTACCGTTAATAAAGCAAAAGAGCGATTTGTTGTTTTAGATACGGCACCAACAGGACATACTTTAATGTTATTAGATGCTTCAAATGCGTATCATAAAGAACTGTCTAAAAATGTAAAGAATGAAAATTCTGATGATCTAATACAATTGATTCCTTTATTAAAAGATAAAAAGTTTACAAAAATACTTTTATTAGCACTTGCCGAAGCTACTCCCACACATGAAGCAAAAGCATTACAAGAAGATTTACAAAGAGCGGGTATTACACCTTATGCTTGGGTAATTAACAGAAGTTTTGTTTTGTGTAAAACGAGTAATAGAGTATTGCAACATAAAGCGTTAAATGAAGTTAAATATATTAATGAAATCAAAAATACTTTAAGTAAAAAAGTTGTAATATCTCCTTGGATTAAAGATGAAATTAACAACAGTACTACACTTAAAAAGTTACTTCATTAA
- a CDS encoding SDR family oxidoreductase, with protein MLPHTSNNHTSKDILLTGLNEFLGKSVLEELLIKFPTSRIFCLLDSKTQKLSCEKLIDNCAYKNVKLLDGNTSKEHLGLCKEDYMFCVESINCIVHCEDASFKSKINSIQSNIHILDLIRNIEQLGNKKPAFLFVSAALPNILENKEVENDASFKFRNKYEEDKYTIEKLIKSYENHCHYFIVRPSTILAKHSGEYDLGDENIQALVNVNKENHSLINVLSRDALYDFVTVEYVAKNIVDILSNAKTIPSSTIFNITDHKGGLTHTHAVEILNTMFKISLKDESRNKEKNTQYSCENIQKYVYENDILTLNSSEILRRVCQHYLDKQKN; from the coding sequence ATGCTTCCTCACACCTCTAACAACCATACTTCAAAAGATATATTATTAACAGGATTAAATGAATTTTTAGGAAAAAGTGTATTAGAAGAATTATTAATAAAATTCCCCACTTCTAGAATTTTTTGTTTATTAGATTCTAAAACTCAAAAATTATCATGTGAAAAACTCATTGATAACTGTGCGTATAAAAATGTGAAATTATTAGATGGAAATACATCTAAGGAGCATTTGGGCTTATGTAAAGAAGATTATATGTTTTGTGTAGAAAGTATAAATTGTATTGTTCATTGTGAAGACGCAAGTTTTAAAAGCAAGATAAACAGTATTCAATCCAATATTCACATCTTAGATCTTATTAGAAACATTGAACAACTTGGAAATAAAAAACCTGCATTTCTTTTTGTAAGTGCTGCTTTACCTAATATTCTTGAGAACAAAGAAGTAGAAAATGATGCTTCTTTTAAATTTCGTAATAAATATGAAGAAGATAAATATACTATTGAGAAGTTAATAAAAAGTTATGAAAATCATTGCCATTATTTTATTGTTCGTCCTTCAACAATATTAGCAAAACACTCAGGAGAGTATGATTTAGGTGATGAAAATATCCAAGCTCTTGTAAATGTTAATAAAGAAAATCACAGTTTAATTAATGTACTTAGTAGAGATGCTTTGTATGATTTTGTTACTGTTGAGTATGTTGCCAAAAATATTGTTGATATTTTAAGCAATGCAAAAACAATACCTTCTTCAACCATTTTTAATATTACTGATCATAAAGGTGGTTTAACTCATACTCATGCAGTAGAGATTCTAAATACCATGTTTAAGATTAGTCTTAAAGATGAAAGTAGGAATAAAGAAAAAAATACGCAGTATTCTTGTGAAAATATTCAAAAGTATGTTTATGAAAATGATATCTTGACATTAAACAGCTCTGAGATACTTAGACGTGTATGCCAACATTATCTTGATAAACAAAAAAACTAA
- a CDS encoding MFS transporter, giving the protein MNIKLLKFAFLAVIFCNVAVDISHKILLQNIAFKIFDGSEQVVLISIINALILIPFLLFFSISAFLSDKYDKKNVLVYGAVSSFILSIFMVIAYAIGSFNLAMFGIFLLAIQSAIYSPAKFGIIISIYKKENLSLGNSFVQSISMIAILFTMGLFSYIFETLYGINSYDLISSKDELLNKFLPLTYYIVLIALFELSISFLILKKIDTGFKVDKKIVFNRDDYFKAKLLKKNIKEITNTRVLLLSIFGISIFWAISQGMLAVFPAYAKEYLNITSVFVINAILGAAGFGVAFGSFLYTRISKNYIETGSIPIAAAGLCLMIYLSVNVDSSFSLALVFFGFGVCGGLFVVPLNSLLQFNAKFEKLGTVLAGSNFFQSLFMVLVLVLTTVVSFNGLNPKSTIYLLLILTILGAIYTVKKLPLSMVHFFVKFVVGLKYKLEVTGISNIPSTGGLLLLGNHVSWLDWAIIQMATPRDIKFVMDKGIYNKWYLKWFLNFFEVLPISSTSSKSSINQIAKELDEGNVVVLFPEGTITRNGHLGEFKKGFELILKQTTKDVNVHVFYIRGLWESMFSRANKKFIESYRTNIVTVSFSQKIPKELAKADYVKHRVMDLTIESWTEHIKVLKSIPEEIFNTMKEVKNNLIVADSTGMELTGYKFLTVAILFKNLLKTRIKGQNIGLLIPSSAAGAFINTSVLMLGKTAVNINYTADVESLLKCIASAEIQSVVASKKFIQKLKERGMNLDPLLEKVEVFYLEDLKLEIKKISGLMTFLSVKIFPAMLLKALHVKKVPISSNALIMFSSGSEGSPKGIELSHMNILGNTQQIASVLNVNDDDTVVGSLPLFHAFGICVTTFFPLIEGIKLVAHPDPTDGYEVGKLVNKYKATVMCGTSTFFRLYIMNKKVHPLMFESLRYTVAGAEKLSQKVRDDFKRKFGKVIIEGYGTTETSPVAACNLPDILTPELDLQVGNKIGTVGMPLPGTSIKIVDPHTFKPLDIGEEGMVLIGGVQIMKGYLNNEAKTNSVIKSIDGKSWYVTGDKGKFDSDGFLSIVDRYSRFAKLAGEMVSLGAIEEKLSFLIDKEEVEYVATTAPDEKKGEKVIVLISGLNQEEIKELKTKVIKAFDNKLMIPSSYEMVDEIPKLGSGKKDYGKAKKLLISKTQSYDSCFKMDL; this is encoded by the coding sequence ATGAATATAAAACTACTCAAATTTGCTTTCTTAGCAGTAATATTTTGTAATGTTGCTGTTGATATTTCGCATAAAATTCTACTACAAAACATAGCTTTCAAAATTTTTGATGGCAGTGAACAAGTTGTATTAATTTCAATAATTAATGCATTAATACTGATACCTTTTTTACTTTTTTTCTCAATATCTGCTTTTTTAAGTGACAAATATGATAAAAAAAATGTCTTAGTTTATGGTGCCGTTTCGTCTTTTATATTATCAATATTTATGGTAATTGCCTATGCTATAGGAAGCTTTAATTTAGCAATGTTTGGAATATTTTTATTGGCCATTCAAAGTGCTATTTATTCTCCTGCTAAGTTTGGAATTATTATAAGTATTTATAAAAAAGAGAATTTATCTTTAGGAAATTCTTTTGTGCAATCAATTTCAATGATTGCAATTTTATTTACTATGGGTTTATTTTCTTATATTTTTGAAACCTTATACGGAATTAATTCCTATGATTTAATTTCTTCTAAAGATGAGCTTTTAAATAAATTTTTGCCACTGACTTATTATATTGTTCTTATTGCTTTGTTTGAACTTAGTATTTCTTTTTTAATTTTAAAGAAAATAGATACTGGTTTTAAAGTGGATAAAAAGATTGTTTTTAACAGAGATGATTATTTTAAAGCCAAACTTTTAAAAAAGAATATAAAAGAGATTACAAATACAAGAGTACTTTTATTATCTATTTTTGGAATTTCCATTTTTTGGGCTATTTCTCAAGGAATGTTGGCTGTATTTCCTGCTTATGCAAAAGAATATTTAAATATTACCAGTGTATTTGTGATTAACGCAATTCTTGGAGCAGCAGGTTTTGGAGTTGCTTTTGGATCTTTTTTATATACAAGAATTTCAAAAAACTACATAGAAACGGGAAGTATCCCAATAGCAGCAGCAGGTTTATGTTTAATGATATATTTAAGTGTAAATGTTGATTCTTCTTTTTCACTGGCGCTTGTCTTTTTTGGTTTTGGTGTTTGTGGGGGATTATTTGTTGTTCCTCTAAATTCTCTCTTACAATTTAATGCTAAATTTGAAAAACTAGGTACGGTACTAGCTGGAAGTAACTTTTTTCAATCTTTATTTATGGTCTTAGTTTTAGTTCTTACAACAGTTGTTTCTTTTAATGGTTTAAACCCTAAAAGTACTATTTATTTATTATTGATTTTAACAATACTTGGCGCAATTTATACGGTAAAAAAACTTCCTTTATCTATGGTTCACTTTTTTGTTAAATTTGTTGTTGGTTTAAAATATAAATTAGAAGTTACAGGTATCTCAAATATCCCTTCTACTGGGGGCTTACTTCTTTTAGGGAACCATGTTTCTTGGTTAGACTGGGCTATTATTCAAATGGCGACGCCTAGAGATATCAAGTTTGTAATGGATAAAGGTATTTATAATAAGTGGTATTTAAAATGGTTTTTAAACTTTTTTGAAGTGTTACCTATTTCATCAACTTCTAGCAAAAGCAGCATTAATCAAATTGCAAAAGAATTAGATGAAGGAAATGTAGTTGTATTGTTTCCCGAAGGTACAATTACTAGAAATGGTCATTTAGGAGAGTTTAAAAAAGGTTTTGAACTTATTTTAAAACAAACAACAAAAGATGTAAATGTGCATGTTTTTTATATCAGAGGTTTATGGGAATCTATGTTTTCACGTGCAAATAAAAAATTTATTGAATCGTATCGTACAAATATAGTTACTGTTTCTTTTTCCCAAAAAATTCCTAAAGAATTAGCAAAAGCAGATTATGTTAAACATAGGGTAATGGATTTAACTATTGAGTCATGGACTGAGCATATAAAAGTACTTAAAAGTATTCCCGAAGAAATATTTAATACCATGAAAGAAGTTAAAAATAATCTTATTGTTGCTGATTCTACGGGAATGGAACTAACAGGATATAAGTTTTTAACGGTTGCTATTTTATTTAAAAATCTACTTAAAACAAGAATTAAGGGTCAAAATATTGGACTTTTAATTCCTTCTTCTGCTGCAGGTGCTTTTATTAACACTTCTGTTTTAATGTTAGGAAAAACGGCAGTTAATATTAATTATACGGCTGATGTGGAATCTTTGCTTAAATGTATTGCTAGTGCAGAAATACAATCTGTGGTAGCTTCTAAAAAATTCATTCAAAAACTAAAAGAGAGAGGAATGAATTTGGATCCTTTATTGGAAAAAGTAGAAGTATTTTATTTAGAAGATTTAAAACTTGAGATTAAAAAAATATCAGGCTTGATGACTTTTTTATCTGTCAAAATCTTCCCTGCCATGCTTTTAAAAGCCTTACACGTTAAAAAAGTACCTATTTCATCTAATGCCCTTATAATGTTCTCATCTGGCTCAGAAGGCAGTCCTAAAGGAATAGAACTGTCACATATGAATATTTTAGGAAACACGCAACAAATAGCTTCTGTACTTAATGTAAATGATGATGATACTGTTGTTGGTTCTTTGCCTTTATTTCATGCTTTTGGTATTTGTGTTACTACTTTTTTCCCTTTAATTGAAGGTATTAAATTAGTGGCTCATCCAGATCCTACTGATGGTTATGAAGTTGGGAAATTGGTTAATAAATATAAAGCAACAGTTATGTGTGGAACATCAACATTTTTTAGACTGTATATTATGAATAAAAAAGTTCATCCTTTAATGTTTGAATCTTTACGGTATACCGTTGCAGGTGCTGAAAAGTTATCCCAAAAAGTTAGAGATGATTTTAAAAGAAAATTTGGAAAAGTCATTATTGAAGGTTATGGAACTACCGAAACCTCGCCTGTTGCTGCTTGTAACTTGCCTGATATTTTAACCCCTGAACTTGATTTACAAGTGGGTAATAAAATTGGAACAGTAGGAATGCCACTTCCTGGAACCTCTATTAAAATAGTTGATCCTCATACTTTTAAACCTTTAGATATTGGGGAAGAAGGAATGGTACTCATTGGTGGGGTTCAAATTATGAAGGGTTATTTAAACAATGAAGCTAAAACAAACTCTGTTATAAAAAGTATTGATGGTAAATCTTGGTATGTTACAGGCGATAAAGGTAAGTTTGATAGTGATGGTTTCTTAAGCATTGTTGATAGGTATTCACGTTTTGCAAAACTTGCAGGTGAAATGGTTTCTTTAGGGGCTATTGAAGAAAAATTATCCTTTCTAATTGATAAAGAAGAAGTGGAATATGTAGCAACTACAGCGCCTGATGAAAAAAAAGGTGAAAAAGTTATTGTACTTATATCAGGACTAAATCAAGAAGAAATAAAAGAGTTAAAAACAAAAGTGATAAAAGCCTTTGATAATAAATTAATGATTCCATCTTCTTATGAAATGGTAGATGAGATTCCAAAATTAGGCTCTGGGAAAAAAGATTATGGAAAAGCAAAAAAACTTTTAATTTCTAAAACACAGTCTTATGATAGCTGTTTTAAGATGGATTTATAA